A DNA window from Rubripirellula tenax contains the following coding sequences:
- a CDS encoding sulfatase-like hydrolase/transferase, whose product MKTAMISNVATSISLASIALAMFASFAVGAPTKPNVIFVFADDLGYGEVQALNPQRGLIPTPHLNQLAAEGMVFTDAHTTSAVCSPSRYGLLTGRYCWRTRLQFGVATGGKPCLIAPDRMTLGHLFQDQGYHTAIFGKWHLDYQYDTSTAPKGATARKKSKTLYLSGIPIGTRVVDGPLTRGFDHFFGYHHGRSMSSFVEDETITREIKIIDVLPELTQSVTDYIDAKAADARAGKPFFVYFPMSSPHAPVVPSKEWQGKSGLGDHGDFVMQPTPRLVPSSRPWNAMDFLKTRSLSSVRTTEPQGLRRILRT is encoded by the coding sequence ATGAAAACAGCAATGATCAGCAATGTCGCTACCAGTATATCCCTCGCATCAATTGCTCTTGCGATGTTTGCTTCGTTTGCGGTTGGCGCACCGACCAAACCCAATGTCATCTTCGTATTCGCTGATGACTTGGGCTACGGCGAAGTGCAGGCACTCAACCCACAGCGTGGGCTGATTCCTACGCCCCATCTGAATCAGTTGGCGGCGGAAGGCATGGTGTTTACGGACGCACATACCACATCCGCCGTATGCAGCCCGTCTCGATATGGATTACTGACCGGACGATACTGCTGGCGAACTCGATTGCAATTCGGCGTCGCTACAGGCGGCAAGCCGTGTCTGATCGCTCCGGATCGGATGACGTTGGGGCATCTTTTTCAAGATCAGGGATATCACACCGCGATCTTCGGGAAGTGGCACTTGGATTATCAATATGACACCTCGACCGCGCCCAAAGGAGCAACCGCTAGAAAGAAGTCAAAGACACTCTACCTTTCGGGTATCCCGATCGGTACGCGCGTCGTCGATGGTCCGTTGACGCGTGGATTTGATCACTTCTTCGGTTATCACCACGGTCGTTCGATGAGCAGCTTCGTTGAAGATGAAACGATCACGAGAGAAATTAAGATCATCGATGTGCTACCCGAACTCACGCAATCCGTGACAGATTACATTGACGCAAAGGCAGCGGATGCCAGAGCCGGGAAACCATTCTTTGTCTACTTTCCCATGAGTTCACCGCACGCCCCCGTGGTTCCGTCCAAGGAGTGGCAGGGGAAGAGCGGCCTGGGCGATCATGGAGATTTCGTGATGCAACCGACGCCTCGGTTGGTGCCATCATCCAGGCCCTGGAACGCAATGGACTTTCTCAAGACACGATCCTTGTCTTCAGTTCGGACAACGGAACCTCAGGGCCTGCGGCGAATATTGAGGACCTGA
- a CDS encoding arylsulfatase produces the protein MKSLICLVLLLSSSGVLFAQERSSTKPNIIYIMTDDQGYPVVGAHGHPWIRTPHLDKMYAQSIRFDRFMMGSTCAPSRAGIMTGVHSIKNGVTHTIYERERLNLKSVTIPQVLKPAGYTSGYFGKWHLGDETPYQPENRGFDEVFIHGAGGIGQKYPGSCADVPGNTYFDPVIKHNGTFVKTHGYCTDVFFKATLGWIQSVKDSGKPFFAYLSTNAPHSPFIAPPEYQKHFEDLGFNKSAAGFYGMVEHVDHSMGQMFQQLDAWGLLDNTIIIFTSDNGTTTKGCGLSGKAGRPPVKLGTDAKGNRMMSYNAGMKGLKGTVEEGGVRVPFFVRWDGVIKEGRTVDAAVSYLDILPTLADFAGAELSSTQPFEGRSLKPLMLEEDPVWEDRFLFQHVTRWNHGDSPDNWKWKNYSVRSQRFRLVVDALYDMEKDPGQHNDVAAEHPKLVSEMKNAYEQFWDEARPLMINDGVPLAKKRPYQVDYNAQKKSTGIPDWDAPAFPWEESYTGEPTGIGKSESRNNREENNKSKRQKKREQDS, from the coding sequence ATGAAAAGTCTTATCTGCCTTGTCCTGTTGTTAAGTTCTTCGGGCGTGCTCTTCGCCCAAGAGCGATCGAGCACAAAACCTAACATCATCTACATCATGACCGATGACCAGGGTTACCCTGTTGTCGGTGCGCATGGTCATCCATGGATACGGACGCCGCACTTGGACAAGATGTATGCTCAGTCGATCCGTTTTGACCGCTTTATGATGGGATCGACTTGTGCCCCGAGTCGGGCCGGTATTATGACCGGTGTGCATTCGATCAAGAACGGAGTCACGCATACGATCTATGAACGTGAGCGATTGAACCTGAAATCCGTCACGATCCCACAGGTATTGAAGCCGGCCGGTTACACGTCGGGCTATTTCGGAAAATGGCACCTGGGCGATGAGACGCCGTATCAGCCAGAGAACCGTGGGTTCGACGAGGTGTTTATTCACGGCGCTGGCGGCATTGGCCAAAAATACCCGGGTTCCTGCGCGGATGTGCCTGGCAACACCTATTTCGACCCGGTGATCAAACACAACGGTACCTTTGTGAAGACTCATGGCTACTGCACGGACGTCTTCTTCAAAGCGACCCTGGGCTGGATTCAGTCGGTCAAGGATTCCGGCAAGCCCTTTTTTGCCTATCTATCGACGAATGCTCCGCACAGCCCGTTCATCGCACCGCCTGAATATCAAAAGCATTTTGAGGATCTAGGTTTCAATAAATCTGCCGCAGGCTTCTATGGAATGGTCGAGCATGTCGACCACTCGATGGGGCAAATGTTTCAACAGCTGGACGCATGGGGCTTGCTGGACAACACGATCATCATCTTTACCTCCGACAACGGCACGACCACCAAGGGGTGCGGGCTGAGCGGTAAAGCGGGGCGCCCGCCGGTAAAACTCGGCACCGATGCTAAGGGCAATCGCATGATGTCCTACAACGCAGGGATGAAGGGTCTCAAGGGAACGGTGGAAGAAGGCGGTGTCCGGGTTCCATTCTTTGTCCGTTGGGATGGCGTGATTAAAGAAGGTCGCACGGTGGACGCGGCCGTTAGCTATCTCGACATTCTTCCGACTCTGGCGGATTTTGCGGGAGCAGAGCTTTCTTCCACTCAGCCATTTGAAGGTAGAAGCCTGAAACCGCTGATGCTGGAAGAAGATCCGGTTTGGGAGGATCGTTTTCTGTTTCAACACGTCACGCGTTGGAATCACGGGGACAGTCCTGACAATTGGAAGTGGAAGAACTACTCCGTGCGCAGCCAGCGTTTCCGGCTTGTCGTCGACGCGTTATACGACATGGAAAAAGATCCCGGGCAGCACAACGATGTGGCCGCAGAACACCCCAAGCTCGTGTCGGAAATGAAGAATGCCTACGAGCAATTCTGGGATGAAGCTCGCCCGTTGATGATTAACGATGGCGTGCCTCTGGCAAAGAAACGCCCATACCAAGTCGATTACAACGCTCAGAAAAAGAGCACCGGCATTCCTGACTGGGACGCCCCCGCCTTTCCGTGGGAAGAGTCTTACACCGGCGAGCCAACCGGAATCGGAAAATCAGAGTCACGAAACAATAGAGAAGAGAACAACAAATCGAAAAGACAGAAAAAGCGAGAACAGGATTCATGA
- a CDS encoding sulfatase-like hydrolase/transferase: protein MTAKRPNILYILADDQSPFDLKIYDPESTLDTPVLDRLAAEGLVIEGAHQMGAWCGGVCTPSRHMIMSGRTLWHVPDKSKNGRNPIASDPAHVPPDLAEHTMAAVFNAAGYDTMRTCKRGNSYAAANAKFTVVHDSTKRRARDESGSGWHAKQVLTYLDQRAASKVQDPFLIYYGFSHPHDTRDGKSELLAKYGAVNHRDENSLPQSNPKQPKLPANYLPKHPFNNTDMEVRDEVNVSGVWTNRDERTIRNELGREFACSENIDIQIGAVLDKLKQMGELENTYIFYTSDHGMAIGRHGLQGKQNLYEHTFRVPYIVKGPGIEAGSRVVGNIYHFDILATLCDLAGIEAPKTSEGISFRPVLEGKKDRVRDVLYGAYCGGAKPGMRCVKKGDWKLIRYESTQDGVNETQLFNLAENPDELLAEHHDPKVIALTQCSPNPKQTNLADDPAYAEKLKEMEQILLDQMRNHFDPYRFSNQPDDQLPPVAEPKSIGRKRKPKKRSNRGN from the coding sequence ATCACGGCGAAGCGACCCAACATCTTGTACATCCTTGCCGATGACCAATCGCCCTTTGATCTAAAAATCTACGATCCAGAGTCGACGCTGGACACGCCGGTGCTGGACCGTCTGGCCGCGGAGGGTTTAGTGATCGAAGGGGCCCATCAGATGGGGGCCTGGTGTGGGGGCGTATGCACTCCATCACGCCACATGATCATGTCCGGCCGCACGCTTTGGCATGTTCCGGATAAATCAAAAAACGGTCGGAATCCGATCGCTTCGGATCCAGCTCATGTGCCACCCGACCTTGCCGAGCATACCATGGCGGCGGTTTTCAACGCTGCGGGGTATGACACAATGCGAACCTGCAAGCGGGGGAATAGTTACGCAGCTGCGAATGCGAAGTTTACGGTGGTTCATGACTCCACCAAGCGAAGAGCAAGGGATGAGTCCGGCAGCGGATGGCACGCGAAGCAGGTACTTACCTATCTGGACCAGCGCGCCGCTTCCAAAGTTCAAGATCCATTTCTGATCTATTACGGGTTTTCGCATCCTCACGATACGCGAGACGGGAAGTCCGAGTTGCTGGCTAAATATGGCGCGGTGAATCATCGGGACGAAAACAGTCTCCCGCAGTCCAATCCAAAGCAGCCGAAGCTTCCAGCAAACTACCTCCCCAAACACCCGTTCAACAACACGGATATGGAGGTGCGCGATGAGGTCAACGTCAGCGGAGTCTGGACCAATCGTGATGAGCGCACCATTCGCAATGAACTAGGCCGCGAGTTTGCCTGTAGCGAAAACATTGACATCCAGATCGGTGCCGTCTTAGACAAACTTAAGCAGATGGGCGAACTGGAGAATACCTATATCTTCTACACGTCCGACCACGGAATGGCGATCGGCAGGCATGGACTGCAAGGCAAACAGAACCTTTACGAACACACCTTCCGTGTCCCCTACATCGTGAAAGGTCCCGGCATCGAGGCGGGATCTCGTGTCGTGGGTAATATTTATCACTTCGACATACTCGCGACCCTGTGCGATCTCGCCGGGATCGAAGCGCCGAAGACCAGCGAAGGCATTAGCTTTCGACCGGTTCTTGAGGGCAAGAAGGATAGGGTGCGCGATGTGCTTTATGGGGCGTATTGCGGTGGTGCCAAACCCGGAATGCGCTGTGTCAAAAAGGGCGATTGGAAACTGATCCGCTATGAATCGACCCAAGACGGTGTCAATGAAACTCAACTCTTCAACCTGGCCGAGAACCCTGATGAACTGTTGGCTGAACACCACGATCCAAAGGTGATTGCATTAACCCAGTGCTCGCCGAATCCGAAGCAGACCAATCTGGCAGATGATCCGGCCTACGCTGAAAAGCTCAAGGAGATGGAGCAAATTCTACTCGACCAGATGCGAAATCACTTTGATCCCTATCGCTTCTCCAATCAGCCCGACGACCAGTTGCCGCCCGTGGCAGAGCCGAAAAGTATCGGTCGCAAAAGGAAGCCCAAGAAGCGGTCCAACAGAGGCAACTGA
- a CDS encoding LamG-like jellyroll fold domain-containing protein: protein MDKSRRDQFLADWLEGSFAGDGPSEPELAEFLNELKNDPDFRRAASRGLLVRRFLGQKQIPSGEFTDEVLESLRADSSETLTSAVISNLQVARRKQRRLFWGSVGLATTAMLAFAMLSAFDSSLGNRNIQRPGIRVIAAEGVGTLDTEALQQGKPVQLRRGILELDLDDKARVVIEAPASFTVVSRLHVRLDEGRCFAEMKKGTSGLRIETPSRDVFDLGTKFAVEVSSSKDMEVHVFDGTVEVSDGTDITRLTEGQGLVVGESGALSRLSADSSRFVPRVPRSELNTQPLLHWSFDEGTGDTVNATGRDPNLELATGTLMTTSRDGGGPTWISGVVGQALSFDGESGWVNTRHPGISGDQDRTIACWVKLPDERRSAVSTMIGWGMGKRNRGIEKACFLESAQSRPEHPGHYGRLRLVAGNRTMGTTNLRDGRWHHVAAVAMAGQDGPTILLYVDGQLEHAERDSEPTSLDTTTDHRLSEPIQFGRHLFLDRRLLRGAIDEVYIFGEALSGDEIRQLIQPLAE from the coding sequence ATGGATAAATCGCGGCGCGATCAGTTTCTCGCCGATTGGCTGGAGGGCAGTTTTGCCGGAGACGGGCCTTCGGAGCCTGAGCTCGCTGAGTTTCTGAATGAATTGAAAAACGATCCCGATTTCCGGAGGGCAGCCTCTCGCGGATTGCTTGTGCGACGCTTTTTGGGCCAGAAGCAGATCCCGTCCGGCGAATTCACTGACGAAGTCCTTGAATCACTTCGCGCCGATTCATCTGAGACTCTTACCAGCGCGGTGATTTCCAACTTGCAAGTGGCGCGACGAAAGCAACGGCGTCTTTTTTGGGGCAGCGTGGGATTGGCTACCACCGCCATGTTGGCTTTCGCCATGCTCTCGGCATTCGATTCCAGCCTTGGCAACCGCAACATCCAACGCCCCGGGATTCGCGTCATCGCGGCCGAAGGTGTGGGAACACTCGATACAGAAGCACTCCAGCAAGGCAAGCCGGTTCAGTTGCGCCGAGGTATTCTAGAACTCGATTTGGATGACAAGGCGCGCGTTGTGATCGAAGCGCCCGCGTCGTTCACAGTCGTTTCGCGGCTTCATGTTCGCCTGGATGAAGGACGTTGCTTTGCCGAAATGAAGAAGGGAACGTCCGGTTTGCGGATCGAAACGCCTTCGCGAGATGTGTTTGATCTTGGGACGAAGTTCGCAGTCGAAGTTTCATCCTCCAAAGACATGGAGGTTCATGTCTTTGACGGCACTGTCGAGGTTTCCGACGGCACGGACATAACACGGCTTACCGAAGGTCAGGGCCTTGTCGTTGGGGAATCCGGAGCCCTTTCTCGTTTGTCCGCGGACTCGTCGCGATTCGTTCCGCGGGTTCCTCGATCAGAGTTGAACACACAGCCGCTGCTTCATTGGTCGTTCGATGAAGGGACCGGGGACACGGTGAACGCTACGGGGCGTGATCCGAATCTTGAGCTTGCGACGGGCACCCTTATGACCACGTCTCGCGACGGAGGCGGACCAACGTGGATTTCTGGTGTTGTTGGGCAAGCGCTTTCTTTCGATGGAGAAAGCGGTTGGGTCAACACGCGTCATCCTGGCATTTCCGGAGATCAAGACCGAACGATTGCCTGTTGGGTCAAACTTCCCGATGAAAGACGATCGGCAGTTTCAACCATGATCGGTTGGGGTATGGGGAAAAGAAATCGGGGCATCGAAAAAGCGTGTTTCCTTGAGTCCGCACAATCTCGCCCCGAGCATCCTGGACACTACGGTCGCCTGCGATTGGTCGCCGGCAATCGGACGATGGGGACAACCAATTTGCGAGACGGAAGATGGCATCACGTTGCTGCGGTTGCAATGGCCGGGCAGGATGGCCCAACGATTTTGCTATACGTTGACGGCCAACTTGAGCACGCAGAACGAGATAGCGAGCCGACATCGCTCGACACGACGACCGATCATCGTCTTTCCGAGCCGATTCAATTCGGGCGACACCTATTTTTAGATCGCAGGTTGCTTCGCGGCGCAATCGATGAAGTCTACATATTCGGAGAAGCGCTCTCCGGTGATGAAATACGCCAGCTGATTCAGCCCCTCGCTGAATAG
- a CDS encoding RNA polymerase sigma factor translates to MNNLHQTRAAQDNDLEVFGLLVEEHQAAIRAFLVSRINDPFEAHDLAQNVFLIAFRKLAKIDATRPIRPWLLGIAANEIRNHRRKRGDIPVGSHAEIAQLLEAEIESGNADWDDGAVFEALDRCLTRLGDRARELLRLRYEEGMDLVEIRSALGGKHSTITMKLHRLREQLRACIERQLEKEASHG, encoded by the coding sequence ATGAACAATCTTCACCAAACTCGAGCAGCTCAGGACAACGATCTCGAAGTATTCGGGCTACTGGTGGAGGAACACCAAGCAGCGATTCGGGCTTTCTTGGTCTCGCGGATCAATGATCCGTTTGAGGCACACGACTTGGCCCAGAACGTCTTCCTGATCGCGTTTCGCAAGCTGGCGAAGATCGATGCCACCCGTCCCATTCGGCCCTGGCTACTTGGCATCGCGGCAAACGAGATTCGCAATCATCGCCGAAAACGCGGAGACATTCCGGTGGGAAGCCACGCAGAAATCGCTCAGCTCTTGGAGGCGGAAATTGAGTCTGGTAACGCCGACTGGGACGACGGAGCCGTCTTCGAGGCTCTCGATCGGTGCCTCACCAGGTTGGGAGATCGCGCCCGTGAGTTGCTGAGGTTGCGGTACGAAGAGGGAATGGACCTGGTGGAAATTCGATCGGCACTTGGCGGAAAACACTCGACCATCACGATGAAATTGCATCGTCTGCGCGAACAATTGCGGGCTTGCATCGAACGTCAATTGGAAAAGGAGGCAAGCCATGGATAA
- a CDS encoding sulfatase — translation MRVCVFLAACYRKSNCEHFCEKHTQPTGNLMNLPNRILVGLALFCSSQLSVALGKQPNVLFIVCDDLNTHVSTSGYPHIQTPAFDELAAAGMTFRRAYCQYPVCGPSRASFLHGLYPQSTGILDNKSDIREVRPGTISMPQRFKESGYWTGAVGKVFHNEKVDPGEFAWHQMLRFENDEMPMVTRIRKEFEAEHGSIESGKARKLWREFYPTIAPQTRGQQPGYGPTGLQDEQHKDGKNARQIGAWLENKVHGDKPFFMACGIQKPHVPFLAPDQYFDMYPKAELQFTPASLEFWNTVPKIAQTKRHEGFGFTFAEENDALRRDYMQAYHACISFIDAQIGIVFDALQESGHWDDTIVVLTSDHGYLLGEKFMWGKVMLFETCDRVPLVIRVPQSVTKVATDPGSQTEGLVELIDLFPTLAELCGVEPPPELQGQSLSQLIRDPAASGKDFAYTVVTRGPTLGKAIRTQRYRYTRWPRGEELYDLSADPGEERNLASSVGHIATLNRMRAVLDRTEIRAKEASN, via the coding sequence ATGCGCGTATGCGTGTTCCTTGCCGCATGTTATCGCAAATCGAATTGCGAACACTTTTGCGAAAAACATACTCAACCTACAGGAAACCTGATGAACCTTCCGAATCGCATCCTCGTTGGGCTGGCTCTATTTTGCTCATCGCAACTGTCGGTCGCGCTTGGCAAACAGCCGAACGTCTTGTTCATCGTCTGCGATGACCTGAACACGCACGTTTCGACCTCGGGTTACCCGCATATTCAAACACCAGCATTCGATGAACTCGCTGCCGCGGGAATGACATTTCGCCGAGCTTATTGCCAGTACCCGGTCTGCGGACCGTCGCGGGCTTCATTCCTGCACGGACTGTACCCTCAGTCGACCGGCATCCTCGACAACAAGTCCGACATCCGCGAGGTGCGTCCGGGAACGATTTCGATGCCACAGCGATTCAAGGAATCCGGCTACTGGACGGGCGCGGTCGGCAAAGTCTTTCACAACGAGAAGGTCGACCCCGGCGAATTCGCATGGCATCAGATGCTTCGATTCGAAAATGACGAGATGCCAATGGTCACGCGCATTCGGAAAGAGTTTGAGGCAGAGCATGGTTCGATCGAATCAGGTAAGGCTCGAAAATTATGGCGCGAGTTCTATCCCACGATCGCTCCCCAAACTCGGGGTCAGCAACCGGGCTACGGTCCAACAGGCTTGCAGGATGAGCAGCACAAGGATGGCAAGAACGCAAGGCAAATCGGTGCCTGGCTGGAAAACAAGGTTCACGGTGACAAGCCGTTCTTCATGGCCTGCGGTATACAAAAACCACACGTTCCGTTCCTTGCGCCCGACCAGTATTTTGACATGTACCCAAAGGCAGAATTGCAGTTCACGCCCGCGTCACTGGAGTTCTGGAACACCGTCCCAAAAATCGCACAGACGAAACGCCATGAAGGATTCGGTTTTACGTTCGCCGAGGAGAACGATGCCCTGCGACGCGACTATATGCAGGCTTATCACGCCTGCATTTCATTCATCGACGCGCAGATCGGAATTGTTTTCGATGCACTTCAAGAAAGCGGCCACTGGGACGATACGATCGTTGTTCTGACTTCGGATCACGGCTATCTGCTCGGCGAGAAATTCATGTGGGGCAAGGTCATGTTGTTCGAGACCTGCGATCGAGTTCCATTGGTGATTCGTGTTCCCCAGTCAGTGACGAAAGTCGCGACAGATCCTGGATCGCAGACCGAAGGGTTGGTGGAGTTGATTGACTTATTCCCAACTCTTGCCGAACTCTGCGGCGTAGAGCCGCCGCCCGAACTCCAGGGGCAAAGCCTGTCGCAGCTGATTCGAGACCCGGCTGCGAGTGGCAAAGATTTTGCCTACACGGTGGTCACGCGCGGTCCCACACTCGGCAAAGCCATCCGAACGCAGCGGTATCGTTACACGAGGTGGCCGAGGGGAGAAGAATTATACGACCTGTCCGCTGATCCAGGAGAAGAGCGAAATCTAGCTAGCTCAGTTGGACATATTGCCACGCTCAATAGGATGCGAGCAGTTCTGGATCGTACTGAAATCAGAGCCAAGGAGGCGAGCAATTGA
- a CDS encoding sulfatase-like hydrolase/transferase — translation MKKLFFPIVLATIAFVSSDFARAERPNIVVILTDDQGYADISLNSLHPKEVSTPHMDALAKDGVVFSQGYTSGHVCSPTRAGIMIGGYQQRVGVYSAGDGGRGFDPRKTIFPGFLPDEYVTTAIGKWHLGLDDDYPELKWHAMSRGFDECYKFMGRGGHSYFNLRSDTDGKFSGAIYRNKERINDEGYLTNRLSEEAVAFIDRNKTNPFFLYLAYNAVHAPAEAPEADIKAYQARFPGISKERAILMAMLKHLDDGVGRVVGKLKQEGIFDNTLLFFLTDNGGSKAMSADNSPLRGFKQSLDEGGIRTPFIVSWPKKFDGGRTVDTPVISFDILPTALDAIGNIPPENDFDGKSLLPLLTGATKAHHDTLYWSKGPDDEWAVRRGDWKLHRTKDTVELIDLGTDESETKNLAESEREKVQELNEAYDKWIATMAAPITGASQGKAKPSAAKLESSGSTEREIERAKIREQRRQARLKAKKAATEKNERE, via the coding sequence ATGAAGAAACTATTTTTTCCCATCGTTCTGGCAACGATCGCATTTGTCTCTTCCGATTTCGCGAGGGCGGAAAGACCCAACATTGTCGTCATCCTCACTGACGATCAGGGCTATGCGGACATCAGCCTGAATTCGCTGCATCCGAAGGAAGTGTCGACGCCGCATATGGACGCCCTCGCCAAAGATGGCGTTGTGTTCTCGCAGGGCTACACCAGCGGACATGTTTGCTCACCGACTCGCGCCGGAATCATGATCGGCGGGTATCAGCAACGCGTCGGTGTATACAGCGCCGGTGACGGCGGTCGCGGCTTTGATCCCAGGAAGACGATCTTTCCGGGATTCTTGCCGGATGAGTATGTGACAACGGCGATCGGCAAGTGGCATCTGGGTCTGGACGATGACTATCCAGAACTGAAATGGCATGCGATGAGCCGCGGTTTCGATGAGTGCTACAAGTTCATGGGCCGTGGCGGACACAGCTATTTCAATTTGAGAAGTGACACGGATGGTAAGTTTTCCGGCGCGATCTATCGCAACAAAGAACGAATCAACGACGAAGGATATCTTACGAATCGGCTGAGCGAGGAAGCGGTGGCTTTCATTGACCGCAACAAGACCAACCCGTTCTTTCTGTACCTCGCATACAACGCAGTCCACGCTCCGGCCGAAGCACCGGAGGCCGATATCAAAGCCTATCAAGCCAGGTTTCCCGGCATCAGCAAAGAACGTGCGATCCTGATGGCGATGCTGAAACACCTTGATGATGGCGTGGGCAGGGTGGTGGGAAAACTGAAACAAGAAGGCATCTTCGACAACACACTGCTGTTTTTCTTGACGGACAATGGCGGCTCGAAGGCGATGAGTGCCGATAACTCGCCGCTGCGGGGATTCAAGCAATCGCTCGACGAAGGCGGTATTCGGACACCTTTCATCGTCAGTTGGCCCAAAAAGTTCGACGGTGGGCGAACGGTCGACACGCCCGTGATTTCGTTTGACATCCTGCCCACGGCACTTGATGCCATCGGAAACATCCCACCCGAAAACGACTTCGATGGCAAGAGTTTGTTGCCACTATTGACAGGGGCAACGAAAGCTCATCACGACACGCTGTACTGGAGCAAAGGACCAGACGATGAATGGGCGGTTCGACGCGGCGACTGGAAATTGCATCGGACGAAAGACACGGTGGAGCTGATCGACTTGGGCACGGATGAATCCGAAACGAAAAACCTTGCCGAGAGCGAACGCGAGAAAGTGCAAGAACTTAACGAGGCTTACGACAAGTGGATTGCGACGATGGCGGCACCGATCACCGGCGCATCTCAGGGGAAAGCGAAGCCGTCCGCTGCCAAGTTGGAATCCTCCGGATCGACTGAGCGTGAAATCGAGCGAGCAAAGATTCGCGAGCAACGACGGCAGGCAAGACTGAAGGCGAAGAAGGCAGCGACAGAGAAGAATGAACGCGAATAG